In Nocardioides nitrophenolicus, the genomic window GGATCGAGGAAGACCGACTCGCACGGCCCGGCCTCGACGACCTTGCCGCGGAACATGACGTGCACGCTGTCGCAGACCGAGCGCACGACAGCGAGGTCGTGACTGATCATGAGCAGCGCCGCGCCGGTGGTCGAGCGGATCTCCTCGAGCAGCTTCAAGACGTCGGCCTGCACCGAGACGTCGAGCCCCGAGGTCGGCTCGTCGGCGACGATCAGCCGGGGCCGCATCAGCAGCGCCCGCGCGATGCAGACCCGCTGGGCCTGGCCGCCGCTGAGCTGGTGGGGATAGCGGTCCAGGATCTCCGGAGCCAGCCGGACCCGCTCGAGCAGGCCGGTGTCGTCGATCCACGAGGTGCGCTCCCGCTGCAGCCCACGCAGCTCGGCGAAGCCCGAGCGCACGGACTGGCGCGGGTCCAGCGAGCCGTGAGGGTCCTGGAAGACGACCTGCACCTCGGGCCGCAGCTCGCGCAGCTGGCGGCGCCCGATCGAGGAGAGCGAGTGCCCGAGCAGCCGGATGTCGCCCTCGCCGCGGGCGCCGAGGCCGGTGGCGGCCATCGCCAGCGTGGTCTTGCCCGAGCCGGACTCGCCCACGATCGCGACGCTCTCCCCCGCGGCGATGCTCAGGGAGACACCGTCGACCGCCCGGAAGACCTCCCCGGTGGTGCGATTGCGGTGCTCGACGACGAGGTCGTCGACGACGAGCACCGGCACCGCGTCCTCGGGTCCCGGGAGGTGCCGGCCGCCGGCCGGCACCTCCTTCGCGAGCATCTCGGACATGGTCAGCGCGTCGCCTTCGTGAAGTCCGCGCGGTTGAGCGCGTTGTAGTCGACGTCGCTGACACCGGGGGCGGTCGCATAGTTGTAGATCTGGCGGTAGAGCGGGACGTAGCAGTGCTTCTCCACCACACCCAGCGTGTTCAGCTCGTCATAGATCGACTGCGCCGCCGCCGCGTCGTCCTGCTCCAACGCCTTCGCGGTCAGCTCGTCCATCCGCGGGTCCGGGCAGTTGCCCGTGATCGAGGCCGTCTTCATGAAGCCACTGGCGAAGAAGTCCGGCACCGCCACGTTCGGCACCCCCGCGAAGATGTAGAGACCGTTGAGCTGACGGCCGATGACCTGCTTGACCAGGGTTCCGTAGTCGAGCGGCTGGTACTTCACCTCGAACCCGG contains:
- a CDS encoding ABC transporter ATP-binding protein gives rise to the protein MSEMLAKEVPAGGRHLPGPEDAVPVLVVDDLVVEHRNRTTGEVFRAVDGVSLSIAAGESVAIVGESGSGKTTLAMAATGLGARGEGDIRLLGHSLSSIGRRQLRELRPEVQVVFQDPHGSLDPRQSVRSGFAELRGLQRERTSWIDDTGLLERVRLAPEILDRYPHQLSGGQAQRVCIARALLMRPRLIVADEPTSGLDVSVQADVLKLLEEIRSTTGAALLMISHDLAVVRSVCDSVHVMFRGKVVEAGPCESVFLDPQEDYTRELLAAMPGARWRARR